The region AAGCTGGCAATATGAACGCTACCTTTACCGACTACTTTACGCCGTTTTCTATTTTGGGAGGCGTTGTATTAACTTTGCTGTGTTTCTTGCATGGATTAAACTATATTGGCTTAAAAACTTTGGGAGATGTACACGCACGTGCCATCAACTATGCTAAAAAATTATACTATGTTTTATTTGCCGGTTTAGTTCTCTTCGTCATCATGCTTTACACAGTTACTGATTTCTTCCAATTGCATTTAACAGCTACACTGATTCTTTTAGGAATAATGGTTGTGTTGAGTCTATTAGCAACTTATGGAGTTCATAAAGATAAAGAACTCTTAGCGTTTATTACTAGTGGATTGACTTTGATCAGTTTAGTTGCGTTGTTATTTGTTGGATTGTTCCCACGTGTCATGGTTAGTTCGATTTCATCAGCAAATGATATTTTGATCGTTAATGCTTCAAGTACACCGTATACGTTGAAAGTGATGACATGGTTGTCCTTAATGGTCTTGCCGTTTGTTTTAGCGTATCAAGGATGGACTTATCATGTATTCAGACAAAGAATTAAGAAAGATGATGTGGTGAAATATTAATTATGATGGATAAACGTTTATTGGGTTTATCTGGCATGAAAAAAATAATGATCTTGCTTGCAGGGGTTTCTTTCCTGCAAGCTTTTATGATTATTTTTCAGGCTCGATTTTTAGCCCTTTCAATTACCGGTTTATGGAATGGAGAAGGACTGGCAGCTCAAACAAAAGTGATTCTTTTATTTTTCTTGTCTTTTGCAGGCCGCCATTTTTTAACGTTGGTTCGAGAAAATATCTTAGATAAATTTGCTTATCAAAAAGGAAAAGAATTAAGAAAAGAATTATTAAATCAGGTCTTTTCATTAGGGCCGAAAGTCGTGCAAAAAGCTGGAACAGGCAGTGTGGTAACTCTGGCGTTAGAAGGTATTCGCCAAGTAGAAAATTACATTACGTTGTTTCTTTCCAAAATGATGAATATGATGATTATTCCATGGATCGTTTTAGTATATGTTTTTACATTAGATAAAGACTCAGGAGTTACAATGATCGTCGTTTTCCCGATCATTATTTTATTTATGGTGATTTTAGGTTATGCCGCTCAAAGTAAAGCGGACCGGCAGTATGCTACCTACAAAGTATTATCCAATCATTTTGTTGATGCATTGCAAGGCTTGGAAACTTTAAAATTATTAGGGCTAAGTAAAAAATACAGTCGAAATGTTCATAGCGTTAGTGAAAATTATCGCAAAGCTACCATGAGCACTTTAAAAGTTGCGATAATGTCTACCTTTGCTTTAGATTTCTTTACAACATTATCCATCGCCTTGATTGCCTTAGTTTTGGGCTTGCGTTTATTAGAAGGAATTATGTTATTGCTTCCAGCTTTAACCGTTCTTATTTTATCGCCTGAGTTTTTCTTGCCGGTTAGAGAATTTTCCAGTGATTACCATGCAACATTGGACGGTAAGAATGCAATGGCAGCTATACTTGATATTTTAGAAATTGAAGTTCCAACAGAAACGACGGTTTTGCCTGCTGAGAAAGCAAAGTGGGATGAAACAAGTGAAATAACAATTAAAGGTATGAGCGTCAGTCATGATAAAGAAAGCCAACCGGCATTAACAGAAATTGATTTTAGCTGGAAAGGTTATGGAAAAATCGGTTTAATTGGTGCCAGCGGTTCAGGAAAGTCTACTTTTATTGATACCATTGGCGGATTTCTGCAACCGAGTGAAGGAGTGTCTATTGAGTTGAACGGGGTAGAAATCCCTCATTTTGCTCAACGGAATTGGCAGAAAGAGATTATTTATATTCCGCAAAATCCTTACCTTTTCCACGATACATTAGCTAATAATATTCGATTTTATATGCCTCAAGCTTCTGATGAAGCAGTAGTAGAAGCTGCAAAAAAAGCTGGGCTGGCTGAATTTATTAAAGAACTGCCGAATGGTATTCATACGTTGATTGGGGAAAGCGGCAGAGCATTGAGCGGTGGACAAGCTCAGCGTGTTTCGATTGCCCGGGCTTTTCTAGATCCAGAACGAAAAATTTTATTATTTGATGAGCCAACAGCACACTTAGATATTGAAACGGAAGTGGCTTTGAAAGAAAGTATTTTACCGTTAATGGAGCAGCATTTTGTCTTATTCTCTACTCACCGATTGCATTGGACCAATGAAATGGACTATGTCCTGGTGCTGGATCATGGGCGGATAGTAGATGCCGGGACTCATGAAGAATTATTAGCAGAAAATGGCCCTTATGTCGATTTAATGAATCAAATGAGAGGAGAAAAGCCGCATGTATAAAAAAAGAATCGCTGAAATGCGCGCCACTTTTATTGAAGATTCTTGGGTAAAACCTTTTATGGCAAAGTACCGTAAATTATTATATTTAGTGTTGTTTTTAGGTTTTATGACACTTTTTAGTGGAAGTGCCTTAATGTTTATTTCTGGTTTCTTAATCAGCAAGTCAGCTAGTATTCCTGAGAATATTATGCTGGTGTATGTTCCAATCGTTTTAACTCGTGCTTTTGGAATCAGCCGGCCGGTTTTTCGGTATATTGAGCGGTTGACCAGTCATAACTGGGTTTTAAAAATGACCTCTGATTTGCGTGTCAAGTTGTATAATACACTGGAAAAAGATGCGATTTTTATTAAAAGCAAATATAAAACTGGAGATATTTTAGCCGTTTTAGCTGAAGATATCGACCATATCCAGAACCTTTATTTAAGAACCATTTTTCCAACGTTGATTTCTTGGGGAATCTATATTGCGGTCATCATCGGGTTAGGCTGGTTTTCAATCCCTTTTGCTTTATTGATGTTGTTGATGTTAGGTGTTGTCGTTATTTTGCTGCCGTTAGTTTCTTTATTAGTTAATGGTGCGAAAATGGCTGCACAAAAAACAGCCCGAAATGGATTATATGATCAATTGACAGATGCCGTTTTAGGTGTTGGGGACTGGTTATTCAGTGGTCGAAAAAATGATTTTCTAAATAGTTATGAAGACAATGAACAACTGAATCGTAAGAACGATTACCTGATTAAACGGTTTGACCGGACTCGTGATTTTATTTTGCAAATTACTTTTAGTATAATTGCTGTCGCTATCTTAATTTGGACAAGTTATGTTTTTCAAGGCAATCATGGCGGAGCAGCCAATTGGA is a window of Carnobacterium mobile DSM 4848 DNA encoding:
- the cydB gene encoding cytochrome d ubiquinol oxidase subunit II: MSTLQLFWFILIGVLFAGFFFLEGFDFGVGMSTRFLAKDQAEREQLVGTIGPVWDANEVWLITAGGAMFASFPHWYASLFSGYYLILLAVLFGLIIRGVSFEFRSKMEGQKGRELWDWTLFFGSLIPPFFFGLMFTSMAEGMPLDQAGNMNATFTDYFTPFSILGGVVLTLLCFLHGLNYIGLKTLGDVHARAINYAKKLYYVLFAGLVLFVIMLYTVTDFFQLHLTATLILLGIMVVLSLLATYGVHKDKELLAFITSGLTLISLVALLFVGLFPRVMVSSISSANDILIVNASSTPYTLKVMTWLSLMVLPFVLAYQGWTYHVFRQRIKKDDVVKY
- the cydD gene encoding thiol reductant ABC exporter subunit CydD, with amino-acid sequence MMDKRLLGLSGMKKIMILLAGVSFLQAFMIIFQARFLALSITGLWNGEGLAAQTKVILLFFLSFAGRHFLTLVRENILDKFAYQKGKELRKELLNQVFSLGPKVVQKAGTGSVVTLALEGIRQVENYITLFLSKMMNMMIIPWIVLVYVFTLDKDSGVTMIVVFPIIILFMVILGYAAQSKADRQYATYKVLSNHFVDALQGLETLKLLGLSKKYSRNVHSVSENYRKATMSTLKVAIMSTFALDFFTTLSIALIALVLGLRLLEGIMLLLPALTVLILSPEFFLPVREFSSDYHATLDGKNAMAAILDILEIEVPTETTVLPAEKAKWDETSEITIKGMSVSHDKESQPALTEIDFSWKGYGKIGLIGASGSGKSTFIDTIGGFLQPSEGVSIELNGVEIPHFAQRNWQKEIIYIPQNPYLFHDTLANNIRFYMPQASDEAVVEAAKKAGLAEFIKELPNGIHTLIGESGRALSGGQAQRVSIARAFLDPERKILLFDEPTAHLDIETEVALKESILPLMEQHFVLFSTHRLHWTNEMDYVLVLDHGRIVDAGTHEELLAENGPYVDLMNQMRGEKPHV